A stretch of DNA from Lycium ferocissimum isolate CSIRO_LF1 chromosome 4, AGI_CSIRO_Lferr_CH_V1, whole genome shotgun sequence:
TTATTTTCGAAATTTGGTGTTGAATcaaatataattatataaaatgaaataaaaagagtACGTGTTAATAGTATTAGCTTTAGAATATGGAATCACCTCCTTGCCCTCTTTCTCTCACTTTCATGTTGGGGATGAAAATCGGAAagcaaatcaaattttctttggTTAAACAatacaaatcaaataaaaagttTCGGTTactgatgttggtttgaatttaCGATTTAGTTgacatcttttcttttcttttccgaAAAAACAAGTCAAATCAATCGaggaaaaaatattgaaataatAGATATTACTACTACAAAAACACACGACtattgaattgaaaaaaacAACACATGAGGGTGTGGTGGCAGGTGGAAACATTGCGTCCTCACAATTTCTCCCGTCACATTGTGGTTCACAATTTCCTTTAGTCGTTGGACATTCCACATTTGATTACAACTGTACATCTCTGCGACCGCATATCAGAATCGCACAGCAAGAAGACATATGTTCTTACACGGGATGGAAATAAAGGCTACTAAGATTGGAATTTACGACCTAAGTACCAAGTAAACTTATACAGAAAATACCGCAAGTTAAATTCCACTAGACACGTATCATCTTCTTTTTTGGTTGTACTGAGTGATTGAAAATATTTCGACATAattcaaatattatttacaaTGTGTTTAATGCGTATTTTCTACGACATTTTTTTTGTAGGCAATGTTTTACGATACCAGCTACCCTTGCTTCAGTTTAAGTgacatttctttcattttgagtctattaccaaaaaataataattttattttaaaagtaacttatatttatatttttatgtttaataaCATAGTTTTATAGTTTGAATATTATGACATATGGTttgaaataatattatttttaaaaagaatttatctttaaatttttatttttaataacataATCTTATATTTCGAAATAtacttatatttatatttttatgtttaataaCATAATTTTATAGTTTGAATATTATGACATATGGTttgaaataatattatttttaaaaagaatttatctttaaatttttatttttaataacataATCTTATATTTCGAAATATAAGATtacaatttcttattttttttaaatacttatGTCCAATCATACACctgttgtagaaaaaaaaaaacgaaagagGATGATGACGGGAGCAAAATGGCAGGATGAGAAATACTCTTCCCAAGGTGTGAcctagagcctgtttggatggggcAAAAAGCGAACTATAAAGGCtgctttaaataaataaagcgacggcttaattattttttgggcttattttaagcgaTAAAATGCTTTTTTTGGGCTACcacaaacactcaaaaaatttaaaacaaatttataaGTTGTTAAAGaatttataagccaatccaaacgggctcctaGTGGTAAACAAAGGGAATTGAGAACCATAAGGTCTTAAGTTCAGATTTCAAAATAAGCAAATAGAACATTAGGCGTCTAATTTGTACGTCCAAGTATCGATGGACAAAGTTATTTGATACGTACATGTACTGGTGAAAATAGTAGGTATTCTGTAAAACTAGTCAGCGTGCACGCCAAATTAACTTGGATACCTTGATTATCATTAGAAAACAAAACAGAAaacgataaaaaaaaatgtccgtAATGTATTAGAAGTGATTTAAATTTTCCCTCTTTTTACTTATTCGACCACATTATTTTTAACgttaaattttgaattaaaaatattCCTCCTTCCACCCATTGaaccatttttttattttttttattttgacaacCCTGTTGGAACCCAATTAACCTTTATGGTTACTTCACAATTTAAACCATAAATAGCACACAGTATCTATGTTGACATGATTTTAGAAGCAAGATCCAACCAAAAACACACGAAAATAGGGACATTATTCTTTACAAGCGCACAAAGTACATAGGTAGACGTGGTTGCTCTATCGACTCTCACTTTCTATCCACGATCAGTGATAAAAAAATCTCGGCCTCAAATTAATGGCCACTATTCCTTTTCTATAAAATACCAAGATATCTTATAAAGAATTAATTGAACTGAATTCTAGTACATCTTCTTCCTCAAACCTCAAAGGGAATTCAAGTTGTCAAGAAGCTAGCAATGGCTCAAACAATGTTGTTGACAGCCAATGCCAAAGTTGATTTAAGGAGTAAAGAATCTTTAGTTGATAGACTAAAACCTAAGCCTTTGTCTTCTTTCTTCTTGCCTTCTCTTCCTTTGaaattttcttcatcttctgcttctacttcttcttcaaatttcacAAGTACTACTGTTGCTCTATTCAAGTCAAAAGCCAAAGCTCCTGCCAAAAAGGTTAGCTAGAAGAATATTTTTCTGTTAAACTAAAGTAACTGAACTATGTGTGAAAACTTTGTATTAATTACCCGTTTAATTTGTCGAAttctacttatttatttatttttgaattttggcaGGTTGAACCAAAGCCAAAGGACAAGGTTGAGGACGGAATTTTCGGAACCTCAGGAGGAATTGGTTTCACTAAGCAAAATGAGCTCTTTGTTGGTCGTGTTGCTATGATTGGTTTTGCGGTAAGTATTACCATTAATAAGTTAATTACTCCTATATTTTCTTCAGAATGgttcataaataaaaataaaagatgataTTTTCATTATCCTATAATAAAGGTTCAATATTAAATCAGTACATAGATAGACAGATAATAAGTCGCATCCCAATGCCGATGTTTTATTATATTGAACACGCAACGGATAACGTGGTCTCACTTCCTATAAAAATTATCTTGACTCACTGCATGCACCACCACATGTGAATTTACCGTACTTAAgtgataaaataatataaaaatagatTTAATTTATACAATAAGagttaaataataaattttatgtgAGAGATAACACTGGACTTGTGTACTTGTTATTTCCGTGGTGCATTCGCAAAAAGTATTAAGTGAATGGATAAGAATTATCTATATATTGTGTCGGTGTATACTAATTAAACTCGTAAATATCCTTTGAGTTTATGTTTATGTGccaaagaaataataaatatccTTTATGTTTTCTTCTCTGGAGTAGTACTAAAAAACGTTTCTAATTTTCATTTAAGGAACCTATAAATGacttaaaaaatacttttgacaCCTTTTCTTTCCTCCTTGTCATTTTCAGctaagagaaaaatatttttattaatacttttttagTAATTTTATCCTTATCATCAAGTAATTattatttctcaattttattggAGTATCAGTTgtcaaatttgatttttcaaagCATAGTAATggtaatttagtaaaataaatacaactaacttaatttatattttcttaaaggaAATGTAAAATGCGTATTGCACAAGTAAAAAGAAACGGATAGTACTAAAATATCAGTGATATTGCTTTCTTATGGAGCTGGAACTACATTTTGCACCACTATTGATAACGTTTTGAATgttctatatatgtatgtataggcATCTTTGTTGGGAGAAGCAATAACAGGAAAGGGTATTTTGTCGCAATTGAATCTTGAAACTGGAATTCCAATCTATGAAGCAGAGCCACTTCTattgttcttcatcctattcaATCTTCTTGGAGCTATTGGAGCTTTGGGAGACAGAGGCAAATTTATTGATGACCCTGCCCCTCCTACTGGTCTTGAAAAGGCTGTTATCCCTCCTGGCAAAAGCTTTAAGTCTGCTTTGGGACTCAGGGAAGGAGGTAAATCTCTTGATGAGTATTAATTGGTAATCTGTTAAAAGTAGTAATTAACTTATTATCCATGCTAATTAAACTAACTGATAATGTAAAAACAAATTCTTGAACTATCCGTGTATACAATAGTCAAACTATATAACGACGTTGTTCATCCCGATACTTTTTGGGCTTGCAAACTAATGTTATgaagaacatataatataacataacatgaaaatcAGTTTGAAAGAAAACTTAATTATTATAGAGGATGACTGTATAACTAAAATCATTTTCTTAATGTTATTTGACTATATTGTTTGTGGAATAATTTCATTTGAACCCCCTCGAGTTCTTAGATGGCTAAAATGACATCCATCAAAAAGAAATTACTTACACCTCCATCCCATTTCCTGTGATGTCCTGCTACACAAATATTATGATATGTGTAAGACtataagtttcaaaaattgaaacggagggagtgcTATTTTATAGTATTTGACTTGGTTTCAAGGATCAACTTGTGAAACTATAAACATCAAACATGTACACTGTGCAAGAGGTTAACAAAATATTACTACTTATTATTCTTGTTTGGCCTTGAATTTGATGAAAGCTTTGGATATATGCAGGTCCATTGTTTGGATTCACAAAGGCAAATGAGCTGTTTGTAGGAAGATTGGCACAACTTGGAATTGCATTCTCCATTATAGGAGAAATTATCACAGGGAAAGGAGCATTGGCACAACTGAACTTTGAGACAGGTGTCCCAATCAATGAGATAGAGCCCCTTTTGTTGTTTAACAttgccttcttcttctttgctgCCATTAATCCTGGAACTGGCAAATTTATCACTGATGAGGAAGAAGACTGAGCAACCTAGACTAGACTAGTACTTTTTGTGTGACTTTTGTGTAGTTCTTCTAAGAAAGAAACTTCCCTTTAAATTTCTTCAAAGTTGTGTGCACTCTCCAtcctgattttctatttaatttccagaaaaatgaGTAATTTAAAATTACACTACCGGTGTGGTGGAAAGATAAAGGTTTATATACCTCACCCGTGGTTTGAACCCTGAGAATGAAGCCCTTTTTGATAGGGCACAAAAACTCATGTACCGCTCAAATTCACACTAATCAACCAATGAATTCCAGACCCCGAATAagtagaaattattttaaaatgcAAATGATTGGAATTACGACTATTGTGATGACAAAAACTAATAAAGGGAGAAAAGAAAACCTTCTTTTGTTCATTTAACAGCGTGAAATGCCATCTTGTCTAGTAAGAAATGCAAGATTCAATCTTTGACAGAATCTTGACTAAGCTTGAGAATGGAACTGTCTTTGGAAGGTCGCTAAAACTCCTATACTGCTTGAATTCAGACATTCGATCAATGGATTTCAAATACCGAAGGGTTAAAAAGATAATCTAAAATACAAATTATTGGATTTTAAAAAGCACGGTAAATGACTATTGTGATGAGACAACTATCAAAGGGAGAAAAACACCTTTTATGCATTTAACAGTGAAAACACAAGAAGTTTTACTATGTGTCTGACACAACTGACATTAGTTGTGTAAGGCTCCTTTTTGTAAGATAAAAAAGTGGACCTAAAATATGTGGACCCAAAAGTGTAAGATGTGGGTCCTCTTTTTTGTCTCACAAAAAGACATATTAAAATTTTTCGTGAAAACACTGCTATCTTATAACAAAATTGTACCAAGTCGACGAATTATTTATTAGAAAAATCTGCACAAGAAACAACACTAACTTGTAGACATAATTTCTCAAAAGAGAAATGTACTTTATGAAATTTCATGACCAACTTTCTGAAAATTCTAATTACCTCTTATAGAAATTCTTAAAGTTCCTTCTTACAGAGAGCTAGAAAGGTCAAGAGAAACAAACTTGATTATAACAACATCAATTTAGTTGCCAGTCTTCTAAAGGAGGAGGTACAAAGGGATGAAAGAAGTAGATGGAGAATGATTAAAATcatcctctctttctttcttcttggcATTATGTTTAGAAGGGAATAAATGGTCTGTGAGTAAAAATATTTGTACATCAATATTTAgttgtttcttgaattcataAAATGAAGTAGAATTTTTGCTTTATATAGTAGGAGGTAGGGATGTTCAAAGAAAAAATCGCACTATATTTGAAACCTGAATTTAAtcaacttcattttttattaagaaaacataacatttaaTTTGgcttggctttaaaaaaaatttaaaaaaaagaataaaatcgacaaaatatatgtatattaaactattagaatttttttctttgggcTCAACACCTAAATGGTCCAACTGATCTAATTCTCACTGGACAGGCCTTTGAGAGGTGGCTTTGGGCCTTTGCGACTGCAAATGGGCAATTGGCAGGAATGTCCTtattttgggtggtctttaatattttcccttcgcctaataccatgaggtttggggttcgaatcccaacttagtcaaaaaaaaaattgtaaggcAGTGTTTGTAGCATGTTAGGCCTATTCGGTCCAAAGTTAcctcaggcagagttttgaatgcaaaactctacctgcagCTGCCTGCAGGTACAGTTTgcattcaaaactctgccttgtgaatCCCAAGTTAtgccttacgatttttttttaatttttgactgagcaagGGTTCGAACTCGGAACCAAGGGGCTTCTAGCTAAGGGCAAAACtcaaagaccaccaatttaagggGCAAAGCTTAAAGACCAGTGCTCTTGAAGGGCAATCtgcacaaaaaaaatgattgcaaattagtcatttgcacttttgtccttcaaatggactggtctttaattttgacccttcaaaatcaaacttatgcctaTGATCGCGTCCTTAAAGAACTCATGCCCCACTAGACACAAGTTCGATattaaagggcaaaaattaaaaaccagccatttgaagagcaaaaattaaagagcagtCCGTTTGAACGAGAAACTGTGCAATTACGTCATTGCAAATTAAACTTCACTTGACTCTTCAATGACGGAACAACCTCCGCATCCGGCGCTTCAATGAACAACAGTTCTTCGCCTTGCTATATTTTGAATAATGATCGATCCTCTAGGAGTTATGTTCATCACTTAATCATACGCATTAGACTCAATAAGCCGTAAAATCTCATGCCCGCAATACGTGGATGTATATAATTAAAGGACGTgtcatattttatgtgattaattTATTTACAATGGGTGCTTGAGAACACGCAAaatatctttttcaaaatttgagccGGAAGTGTCAATAGGAACACTTTAAACCATAGTTCAAGTGAATAAAATGCATTGGCAAGTTTAAGGAGTTGTCGATGTATTCGACccttttttttgtattattaaATTAACCATAGCAAGTATTTGCTATATACAAATTTGATTGCCCTAATTCATCTCTTTTAAGTAATTTAAACAAATTTCTGGTGAAGAAGATAGCTTTGTTAAAAGTTAAACAGTCCAGATTTAAAAAATCAGTGataaatatttaacaaacaaacaaaaaataaaacataattaagtaattaatgCAGTTCAAGTGAGCGCGGGAAATCCGAACGGAATGCCGAATAAAATCGCGGGAAATGGCAACCATAGTTAACCTGCTACTGTTTCTCTCGGTTACCTAATCCCTTGTTTTCATACAACAAAGCGGGCCCCACAGCCCAGCAACaaaaggtcaaaaaaaaaaaaaggaaaagaaaaaaaagcaaaagGGAAATTCTGGGCATCCCTCTTCATTGATCAAGCTAAATTGAAATTCCCAACATTGCAAAACCCTAACCAAATCTGATCCAATGGAGGAAGAACCAGTGGATGAAGGACTTCGTAGCAGGCGAAAGCTAGTCCAGTCGACTCTTTTTCCGAACAGTGCGAAGCAAATTCCAGTTAAAGGTGGAGCTGAGGAAGCTGAAGAAAAGAGAGTAGATGAAGAAGTAGAAGAGGATGAGGAAGAAGTGTGGTGTGCCAGCCAAGAAAACGGGAATAAGGCGAAAGCGAAGccgaaaaagaagagaaattccaAGGCGACAACACCTCAGACGAacacaagagcttctaagaaggtGAATTTTGTTAGCTAGTTTGTTGTATAGAATGTAATGTACTTATATGTCCTTTCTTACTAGTAGTCGTAGCATTTCTCCAAtagtttcttgtccttcgaTTTCTCTTAATTATCTATTGTCGCTTAGCGTACTGTTTTGTTGTAGTAActgttcctttttcctttttgaccTTCTTTTGTTGTTGCTTTATCCTGAGCTGAGGgtcaacctctctacctccccaggtaggggtaaggtctgcatacactctaccttccccagaccccactagttggattacactgggtatgttgttgtaatgtacTTATATGAATGAAATAGAAatttagaagaagaaaaggaattgGACACGAAAAAATGGACTGTTTTATTAATTCCAACTGAATGGTTACAATCGAAACAATAGAAGAGATTCCAAGCTTGAGCTCAAATCCTGTGATGGCAGAATTAGGGTATTAGAACAGTAGtagtagaagaagaagattaggtgaagaacaagaagaagaattaGGAAGAACCGAGTAGAAGAATACCAGTTCAAAGTTGAGTCCTTTCTCTCTCCTCCAAGTGGTTATAGCTAACTGAATGATCCTCCACTGTTTGATTATTTAACTGCTAAATGAATTTATCCAGGCCTTTCATTCCTAACCGATTAATTGCGTTTGATTAGCATCAGGATTTTGTGATGTTAAAAGTAATAATAGAGCAAGGTTTAAGAAAGGTGAACGATCTTTAAAAGTTAGTTTTCTAGCTCGAATGTGGCCTGTTTTCGGATTGGGACAGAGCACTCGAAAATTTCTATTGGTTAATTCAATGCAATGTCGTTCTGAGGTTACCTCTTAATTAATGAAGGTCTGCTCCAAATCCTCCAACAACACCGTTGTTATATTGAAAAACATAGCATTTTGTGTTCTTTTATAGCCATGGTAGTGTTCGGTCTAGCTTATTCACATTCCACTGGGTACATACATACTCCCAccctatgttgctcggattcTTCAAAAATGTTTCCGTACGCGTATCgtatcctccaaaaatgcactacttttggagaacCCGACACGCACTAGACGTCCTTTTTAAAGAATTCGTGCAACATAGTTCCCACCAATACAGGTATGGGGTAACTCTATCAACTAAGGCTAAGCAGATGGGATGAAATTACTTGGTGTTTCTGCCACTACTAGGTCTCACATGTATTCATTCCAGCTTCATCAATAGTTAGGCCACAGCCTTGACAAAGAATTTGTATTTATTCCCCTTCTCCGCAACATgaccacaaaaaaataaaaaaaataataaaaaaaataaaataaaattcccCATTAATTGTGTACTTCCCACTGATATTTCCCTCTGTGTGTCCATTTTTCTGTGCTTATACTGATCTCCTACGATCAACATCCCTCCTGCATCTACCTCTCAAATATCAGACTTTTAATTTATCCAATTATGTAAAGAGAAGGGTAAGATCTGGAGGAATAGATAGAAAGGGCTTTACAACACTGTATCTTTGATTTTATCTGTCTGCTTTATAATTCAGGTTGCCCTAAATGGTAAAGAAACTACCAGCAAGGAAATGCCTGATGGAGACTCTCCAGTTATTGTCagtaagtgaatttcttaaaaaGACTCTATGTCTTGTCCATACTACAATAAAGTGGGTCTGGGAAGGGGAGAGAGGATTATAGATAATATATGGGGAAAGAAAAAGTCTATTCCTTGTCCTCTATTGAATTGTTGAATGCTGAAAGTGAAAGAATGATAGATGTCTTGCTAATTAATGGAAAGAATAACACATTTTGTCTCCTCTATGATGAACAAACAAAGATGACGAGtctgaaatgaaaaaaaaaaaaaaaaaaaaaaaaaaaaaacacattttgTTGCTTATTTATACTTCTTTTTCTGCAGAAAATGATTTCTTTCAAAAGCTTTCAGTGAGAAAGAATCAGAAAAGACAGCAAAATGAGCAGCTAAACATCGGATCACCTGAAAAGATCCAAAAATGTTGCTCGCCTCCTGAGTTTACTGCaagtatgcatttttttttcccttcaattttgtcttttataattatttttcactCAACCAAGCCTTAGAATTCAACTTCTTTTCAGTCATGAAGGTTCCTTTTAACCCTTATATCTCAATGAACTCCCTTCTTGTAACCTTGGGTAAAGCAAATGTTCGGGAATGTGAGGCTCAAAGTCTCTTCTCCACATCTACTATGATTCTTAAAGCTGATTTTGCTTCCATTTCCTGGGATGATAATTATGTTGCAGATGGATTACTTCTATCTTTTCATAATAATCCAGAGTCCACACCTAAAGCGAAGTGGCCCTCCATATCTTTTTCACAATTCCATACTTTTTCTATATCACCTCCCTCCATATAGCTTGCTTCTCAATCCCGAATCTTCACAACCATTTCCCTAATACTGCTTTGTTGctcgaaaaaaagaaaaaaaaactcgaaAATCTTTTCCCTCAAGAatccccaccccccccccccaccctcaCCCACACACACCCCAAAATTTCTTGGCATAACATCCTTCTAACTGACTAAGTTGAAACTTCATATTCTCATTTGCTGAATCCCGTACAAGTTTCTTTGGAGCCTTTCTAATTATCCCCTGACACTCGCCGGTGGATGAACTAATAACATGGATTACATAGGGATGCTCAACAAATAAGCTTAATATGTGCTTACTCACCTTTTTTGAcaagtactttttttttgatgaagtaagtAAATTGCATTAGAaaggcatcaagaagatgcagaGTTACAAAATATCTAACAGTCAGCTTCAGGACATAACTACATGCAGCTGAAACTAAGCAAAAACCTGTAGAAACAGTCAAAATGTGCCACCAAGACCACTGCTATGTCAGTGTTAGGGAGCTAACAAAATCCAAAAAGTTATCAAAACTGTTTACAGGGGAATGAAAATGCCAACTAAACAGACTAAGTAGACATCCAGCCTTTATAATACTTGTAGGAGTTGAAATTCCATCAAAACATCTGCTGTTCCTTTCCTTCCATATACACCAAAATATTGCTGTTGGGATCATCCTCCAGATCCTTTTGATGGTTTCGTCAACTCTCCAAAAtatccaactttcataggcatCTTTGATGGAGTGGGGCATGACCCATTGAATGCCAAACAGAGAGAAAAATAAGTGCCAAAGGGAAGCTGTTACAGGACAATGCAGAAAGAGGTGGTTGACAGATTCATTATCCTGTAGGAAAAAGAGGCAGCAGTTTACATGGATGATGCCTCTCTTTCTGACATTGTCTTGTGTCAGGCATTTTCCATGGAGTGCTGTACAAGTGAAGCAACTAACTTTTAAGGGCTGTCTGGTCTTCCAAACATGTTTCCAAGGCCAAGCTGCAAGAATTCCATTATGAGAGCATCCCTGTGTGTAGCATTCTTTCACAGTGTACATTCCCTTCTTAGAAATCCCCATAGGATCCTATCCTGGGAGGTATTATCCAGATTGCATTCTTCCAATGCCCCTAAGAAGATGAGTAAATCATTGACTTCCCAATCCTGTAGGTTTCTTCTGAAAATTGGACTCCATGTGTTGCCGTCTCTCTATTGAGCAATGGTTGCGTCCTTGTTGCTAGCTATCTGAAAAAGCCTTGGGAAGGAAGCCTTCAATGTAGTGTTCCCAAGCCATAAGTCTTTCCAAAATTTGACATTATGTCCATTGCCAGCTTTGAAGGAAACCTTCTGAGAAAATTCATCAAGTAGGCTACAGGTGTGTTTCCAGACCCCAACTCCCCATGTGGTTCCCTGCTTCTTTTGGGGTACCAGTGGTTTTGGGCATCATATTTGGCAACAATGATGTCCTTCCAGTAACCTGCCTCAGGTTGGCTAAACCTCCATAGCCATTTCATTAGTAAGCTTTTGTTATGAAGCTTCAAATTTCTGATCCCCAAGCCTTCTTTTGCCATCATGCTAGCCTCTTCTCAACTCCCTCAATCACCAGGATTAATGCGCTTGGCCTTTATTGGAAATGCCCATTGGTAAATCGAGATAAGTAGTTGGAAGAGTTTTAACCCTACAATTGCGTACTTGTCCAAATCCTTATTCTTATCTACTTCACCCACCGAAATGGTCTCAGACTTCCTGAGATGTATTTTGAGGCTTGACACTGTTTGGAACCATGTAAAAACTTGGCTCAGGTTATTCAATTGGTAATGTCTGCATATAGAAAATTGAAGTGTTGTTTGTGAACCAGAACCGTGAAACCCTCACTATACATTGCTTTGCTGCAAAGAAGCCCATCAAGTTATAACATGCCTCAGATTTATCCATCATTCTACTCAACCCTTCCATTACCAGACGGAAATGAATAGCATGGGGTTGCTCTATCTCAAGCCCCTCGAGTTGCAAAAGAACCACAGAGACTGCCATTCACTAGGATTGAGAATTTGACTGTCGATATTCGAACTTGATCCACTTCTGCCGCCTATCCGCAAAGCCCATCTTCAACATTATAAAGTCTAGGAACTCCCAGTTCACATGATCTTTGGCCTTCTTAATGTCCAGTCTGTTTCTGTAGAACTTCTTAATCGTATATAATATTATGCGCTATTGAGATCAGCAAATTCATGTTTTGTATGTGAATCTACTTTAAAGTTCTAGCACTAAACTCAGTAAATAGAAGGATTAAGGGTCTTTAACTGGATAGCACTGACGTCCTGAATTGCcaaatcctcttttacatgcaACTTCAGGCAACAGGGCTTTATCTATTTCTCTTCCATCATTTACCTCTACTAGGTTGAATGTAGGGTATTGGTCTTTTCATGAGACATTTGTTCTATAAACTTTTCTGTCTTCAGAGGTTTTGTCCTCAGATGTGAAGTTTAATTTGCATGCTTTAACTGTTGCCGGAAATTTATTGCTTATGACTGAACACTGTTTGGAAGATAAGAAGACTCCTCGGTCGAAGAAGAAGCTTGCTAGATCAACACCAGAGAAATGCCAACTGGATATTAAAGCAAGAAAAAACATGCTGAGCGGTGGATCGACAGAAGCATGTTTGGTTCCACGTAACCTTATGCAGGATGAATCAATGTCACACTCGATTCCTGATCTCCGAATGGAGGCTAAAAAGACAGCTGAGGTTAGTTGAAGTTTTTATAGTTTGTTTACTTATAAAATGTGCATCACCTTGTTTAAGTTAGAACTTTCTTGTTTCTGTGACACAAAAAGCATGATCATATGTGTGGTTGAGTTATGATGATCTGATCCTTCAGATTCTTCA
This window harbors:
- the LOC132051888 gene encoding photosystem II 22 kDa protein, chloroplastic translates to MAQTMLLTANAKVDLRSKESLVDRLKPKPLSSFFLPSLPLKFSSSSASTSSSNFTSTTVALFKSKAKAPAKKVEPKPKDKVEDGIFGTSGGIGFTKQNELFVGRVAMIGFAASLLGEAITGKGILSQLNLETGIPIYEAEPLLLFFILFNLLGAIGALGDRGKFIDDPAPPTGLEKAVIPPGKSFKSALGLREGGPLFGFTKANELFVGRLAQLGIAFSIIGEIITGKGALAQLNFETGVPINEIEPLLLFNIAFFFFAAINPGTGKFITDEEED